The following coding sequences are from one Culex quinquefasciatus strain JHB chromosome 1, VPISU_Cqui_1.0_pri_paternal, whole genome shotgun sequence window:
- the LOC6048977 gene encoding sodium/hydrogen exchanger 9B2 isoform X2 encodes MTLNKFSGYIEHGSIEEIQQINGLKRSDSSKKTKDSTTLSNMWIPRSQSVGLAITFLLLWGVAFSVLPGDLTHPDSALLRFCFLFIGAYIAGELTMACDLSEMVGAFFFGVLYANLGLADFRGYTKLEGFLGDMTVVGILLCAGQGTEYEALKMQGRFIVQLAVFPSVVEVSIVAAMSHFLLELPWLWGVLLGLLVTAISPNVIVTMMRRLAELKMGTEKGLRTIMINTTALNDIIVIYLFVLVTGVLFSTDDLTTLIIQGPIGMAIGLCYGCFCGLMLQHVPSFKALYSNGLRFAMVAAAGTLAIVGSRTIGYPSAGNVGCISTAFVASALWKRRADFAANEVSLYSGVFWKFWKIVSFALVGKEVRLELLQDEVALYGLVILLVAAVFRLLFSFLSTLGSNLDWREKLYVTMSGLPKSMVPAAFGPMVLRMCQARNNAEELRLAHTMMVVCAVDILLTLPLSALLMFKLAPAWIRKDRKA; translated from the exons ATGACCTTGAACAAGTTCAGCGGCTACATCGAGCATGGCTCGATCGAGGAAATACAACAGATCAACGGCCTCAAACGGTCAGATTCATCGAAAAA AACCAAAGACTCGACTACCTTGTCCAACATGTGGATTCCCAGGTCCCAATCGGTGGGCCTCGCCATCACCTTCCTGCTTCTCTGGGGAGTAGCCTTCTCGGTTCTTCCCGGTGACCTGACCCACCCGGACTCAGCGCTGTTGCGGTTTTGCTTCCTGTTCATCGGGGCGTACATCGCCGGCGAGCTGACCATGGCGTGCGACCTGTCGGAAATGGTTGGGGCGTTCTTTTTCGGAGTTTTGTACGCCAACCTGGGGTTGGCGGATTTCCGCGGCTATACCAAGCTGGAGGGATTTCTGGG CGACATGACCGTCGTAGGGATTCTGCTCTGTGCCGGGCAGGGCACCGAGTACGAGGCGCTCAAAATGCAGGGTCGGTTCATCGTGCAGCTGGCCGTGTTCCCATCGGTCGTAGAGGTGTCCATCGTGGCCGCCATGTCCCACTTTCTGCTGGAGCTGCCCTGGCTGTGGGGTGTCTTGCTAGG GCTCCTTGTGACTGCCATCTCGCCGAACGTCATCGTGACGATGATGCGACGGCTGGCCGAGCTGAAAATGGGCACCGAAAAGGGGCTGAGGACGATCATGATCAACACGACGGCCCTCAACGATATCATTGTGATCTACTTGTTTGTACTTGTCACGGGGGTGTTGTTCTCAACCG ATGACTTGACCACGTTGATCATCCAGGGTCCAATCGGCATGGCGATTGGTCTTTGCTACGGCTGTTTCTGTGGATTAATGTTACAACATGTACCTTCCTTCAAAGCG CTCTACTCCAACGGGTTGCGCTTCGCGATGGTGGCCGCGGCCGGCACGTTGGCCATCGTGGGCAGCCGCACCATCGGCTACCCGTCCGCGGGAAACGTCGGCTGCATCTCGACGGCGTTCGTGGCATCAGCGCTGTGGAAGCGACGGGCGGACTTTGCCGCGAACGAGGTCAGCCTGTACTCGGGCGTGTTCTGGAAGTTCTGGAAGATTGTGTCCTTTGCGCTGGTCGGAAAGGAAGTGCGGCTGGAGCTGCTCCAGGACGAGGTGGCGCTGTACGGACTTGTGATACTGCTTGTGGCCGCTGTG TTTCGACTGCTGTTCTCGTTCCTCTCAACGCTCGGAAGCAATCTGGACTGGAGGGAGAAGCTGTACGTGACAATGTCGGGTCTGCCCAAGTCCATGGTTCCGGCGGCGTTTGGACCGATGGTGCTCCGGATGTGCCAAGCCCGGAACAACGCCGAAGAGCTGAGGCTAGCCCACACGATGATGGTCGTGTGTGCGGTGGATATTCTGCTGACCTTGCCGCTGTCGGCACTGCTCATGTTCAAGCTGGCGCCCGCGTGGATTAGGAAAGATCGAAAAGCTTGA
- the LOC6048977 gene encoding sodium/hydrogen exchanger 9B2 isoform X1, producing the protein MRHKTKAYITTVVDPENLQRTPTQHPQPIPSIDLTMTLNKFSGYIEHGSIEEIQQINGLKRSDSSKKTKDSTTLSNMWIPRSQSVGLAITFLLLWGVAFSVLPGDLTHPDSALLRFCFLFIGAYIAGELTMACDLSEMVGAFFFGVLYANLGLADFRGYTKLEGFLGDMTVVGILLCAGQGTEYEALKMQGRFIVQLAVFPSVVEVSIVAAMSHFLLELPWLWGVLLGLLVTAISPNVIVTMMRRLAELKMGTEKGLRTIMINTTALNDIIVIYLFVLVTGVLFSTDDLTTLIIQGPIGMAIGLCYGCFCGLMLQHVPSFKALYSNGLRFAMVAAAGTLAIVGSRTIGYPSAGNVGCISTAFVASALWKRRADFAANEVSLYSGVFWKFWKIVSFALVGKEVRLELLQDEVALYGLVILLVAAVFRLLFSFLSTLGSNLDWREKLYVTMSGLPKSMVPAAFGPMVLRMCQARNNAEELRLAHTMMVVCAVDILLTLPLSALLMFKLAPAWIRKDRKA; encoded by the exons ATGAGGCATAAAACGAAAG CGTACATCACAACGGTGGTGGATCCGGAAAATCTACAACGAACTCCGACGCAGCATCCACAGCCGATCCCTTCGATTGATCTGACCATGACCTTGAACAAGTTCAGCGGCTACATCGAGCATGGCTCGATCGAGGAAATACAACAGATCAACGGCCTCAAACGGTCAGATTCATCGAAAAA AACCAAAGACTCGACTACCTTGTCCAACATGTGGATTCCCAGGTCCCAATCGGTGGGCCTCGCCATCACCTTCCTGCTTCTCTGGGGAGTAGCCTTCTCGGTTCTTCCCGGTGACCTGACCCACCCGGACTCAGCGCTGTTGCGGTTTTGCTTCCTGTTCATCGGGGCGTACATCGCCGGCGAGCTGACCATGGCGTGCGACCTGTCGGAAATGGTTGGGGCGTTCTTTTTCGGAGTTTTGTACGCCAACCTGGGGTTGGCGGATTTCCGCGGCTATACCAAGCTGGAGGGATTTCTGGG CGACATGACCGTCGTAGGGATTCTGCTCTGTGCCGGGCAGGGCACCGAGTACGAGGCGCTCAAAATGCAGGGTCGGTTCATCGTGCAGCTGGCCGTGTTCCCATCGGTCGTAGAGGTGTCCATCGTGGCCGCCATGTCCCACTTTCTGCTGGAGCTGCCCTGGCTGTGGGGTGTCTTGCTAGG GCTCCTTGTGACTGCCATCTCGCCGAACGTCATCGTGACGATGATGCGACGGCTGGCCGAGCTGAAAATGGGCACCGAAAAGGGGCTGAGGACGATCATGATCAACACGACGGCCCTCAACGATATCATTGTGATCTACTTGTTTGTACTTGTCACGGGGGTGTTGTTCTCAACCG ATGACTTGACCACGTTGATCATCCAGGGTCCAATCGGCATGGCGATTGGTCTTTGCTACGGCTGTTTCTGTGGATTAATGTTACAACATGTACCTTCCTTCAAAGCG CTCTACTCCAACGGGTTGCGCTTCGCGATGGTGGCCGCGGCCGGCACGTTGGCCATCGTGGGCAGCCGCACCATCGGCTACCCGTCCGCGGGAAACGTCGGCTGCATCTCGACGGCGTTCGTGGCATCAGCGCTGTGGAAGCGACGGGCGGACTTTGCCGCGAACGAGGTCAGCCTGTACTCGGGCGTGTTCTGGAAGTTCTGGAAGATTGTGTCCTTTGCGCTGGTCGGAAAGGAAGTGCGGCTGGAGCTGCTCCAGGACGAGGTGGCGCTGTACGGACTTGTGATACTGCTTGTGGCCGCTGTG TTTCGACTGCTGTTCTCGTTCCTCTCAACGCTCGGAAGCAATCTGGACTGGAGGGAGAAGCTGTACGTGACAATGTCGGGTCTGCCCAAGTCCATGGTTCCGGCGGCGTTTGGACCGATGGTGCTCCGGATGTGCCAAGCCCGGAACAACGCCGAAGAGCTGAGGCTAGCCCACACGATGATGGTCGTGTGTGCGGTGGATATTCTGCTGACCTTGCCGCTGTCGGCACTGCTCATGTTCAAGCTGGCGCCCGCGTGGATTAGGAAAGATCGAAAAGCTTGA